The DNA segment TGTCCCAAAGCAACtgtgaccctcctctctctctttctgaagCTCAGCGTGCCCAGAGATGGGGAGTGGAAGGcgaagagcagagccagaaggagctctcaccagcttagCAAACAGTGGCTTCTCCCCAGCAGCTACCCAAAACAAAGTGAAGCTAGCACACAGGAGAATCCTCTTCCCCTCTCAGGTGTTGGGAGTCTGTTCCTCACCTGGGAGTCTGTCCTTACCTGCACCCCACcaccattaagttggaatctagagtcgtcaaccactcctttgttctcagcCCTGACACTCCAACTCCCAAaccctttgtgttggtagggtgagaaaaattccctaAGGAACCCTCCCCCCACCACCTTTCTTTGTTTGAACCCTTGACAGAGCATTATAACTGAGCCACTTCCTAGGCATACCTGGGGGTCCAGAGCCCCAAACCCCTATCTCCCCAACCCTCAAGCCCTTGTGATATGTAGGGTATTAGACAGAACATTTCTGGGGTCATGGGCTTGCCCTGGGAGTCACTGCAGAGTTTTGGGGAGGCCGTTTGGTTAATCTTTGCCTTATTTCACtgcatcttattttttttccccttgcaggTGTTTCCAGCATCTCAGGATCTGATTCAGAGAGTTCTGATGCAAGCAGTGAGTCAGAGTTGCTGCTCTCTGCCAGTGGCAAGCCTGTCATTCCTCGCTCCCATAAGGTGCTGCTCCGCAATGCGAAGGGCCAGCTCATCTCTGCATACCGCTGTGTGCTGGTCACTGGGAAGGCATGTCACCACTCAGGTTTTTGAGAGAGGGACCCCAGAGAaggagggtggcactgggggttaGACACCTGTCTGACGATCTGTGACCTCCTCTGATGGGAAGGGTGGTCTCTGGTGCTAGGTCAGAGCACCAGGCTTGCTGGTGGCCCATTTTTGGCTCTGGAGTGTTCCCAGAAACCTGCTTCTGGTGCCAGCAGAGGAGCTTCTCTCTGTCCTGGAGAATAACAAGAGGCAAGGAGGTGATCCCATGGGTCCTAGCAAGGATGTCTGTGTATCAGGGTGACATCGAGGAGCCAGTGGAGCTGACAGCGTCACTGCAGAGCCTCAGCATGAGCACGTGCTGGGTTGTTCTGATGATGGGAGGCGGGCACTTCGCAGGAGCTGTGTTCCGGGGGTGAGTACAGAGAGACAGCTGGTGTTGCACTATCAAGTGGAGCTACTTTTTCATGTTAATCCTAAACCCCCCTGAGCCCTGTTGCTCATGCCTGCCCCTCTCTCCAGCCCTCAGGTGCAAGAGCACAAGACATTCCACCGCTACACAATGCGAGCACGGCGCGGCACTAGCCAGGGCCTATGGGATGCTCAGACCCCGGGGTCAGCACCTAGGTCAGCTGGAGCTTCCCTACGGCGTTACAATGAGGCTGCACTGCTCAAGGTGAGGATGAACCACAGCACTGGTCTCTTGTCAGGGAGACATAGTTGTGGCTGGCTTTGTGAGGTGGTACCGCACCACTGCTGGAGTGCATGGCAGGGGTGTGGGCTCTAGAAGAGGGTCAGGGTCAAAacggggctgctctgccctgggtcTGTTCCTGCTCCAGAGATACCTTTGCCCTTGCAGTGTGCTCAGGATCCCATTGtgcttccccttcctccccaggatATTCAGGACCTCCTGGCAGCCTGGACACAGCACCTGAATGAAGCTCAGCGCATCTTCCTTCGGGCCCCTCGTCACAACCGTGCACTGCTTTTTGGTGGCAAGAACCCACCCCTCACCCAAGGGGACCCTCGCATCTTCCACATCCCCCTCAGCACCCGCAGGGCCACCCTGCGAGAGGTGCTGCGAGTCCATGCTACACTGGCCAGTCTGCAGGTGTATGGTATGTCAGACCAGCCCTTGTTCCAGTGAGTCAGGCCAGGTGGGGTGACGTGGTCCCTTGTGCATAAGAGGATGCTGCTCTATGGTGTGGAGGTGTTAGCTCTCCAGCCCTCAATCCCTGGAGACATGGGgtgttccctgtccccaggcaaTGACAGGAGCACCcttgctgcccagggaaggacACACCACTGGAGGATATCACTGGGTCCCCCCGGAAGGCCTGGCAGAAGAAGCAGCGGAAAGCAGAGATGGATCCCCTGCAGGAGGACACAACTGGTGAGTTGAGCCATGCTGGGAGACATAACTGAGCAAATGAGGAGGTCTGATGTTATGGCATGGACCAGATTGGCAGCCCAGAGGGGATCTGCAGAGTTTGGCCTTGTTCTGGGCAGGAGAAGGACAGAGTGGGCTTGGCTGAGAGCCCCAAGTGATTAAATCTGTGTGAAAAGCCTCAGCCTCAGTTTTATTACCACCTATCTTAGTTTTGCTCTAGGAATACAGCCTTGAGAACACAATCCAAATGAGACCCACAGGCGTTGAATTCATAACACCATTAATCCAAAGTAAGAATTCAATAATAATTGcagctatttgagttttactcatcGATTTGTTGGTGAGACTTAAACCTGCCATgtcttttggcatgaatttgtaccaaaaaaaagccaatatattgTACAGTATGGTCTTAATGGAACCTAAACTCAGTTCACACATGGTGACACAAGAACTGTGATCCTTCTTTGCTCAAGCCCCACACTGGGCACCAATTAATGTCTTAGTTTAGAGGAAAACTAAGATATATATATTGACCAGAAAAGAAGGGCCTCCCCCAAAAATCACCATAGCTTTGAAATTCAggagttttaagaaaaatgtatagaaacaaaggataacagttcttaactacaaatgtgtgtgtgtgtgtgtgtggctcaacTTCGCGagcgaagatttgggaagggctgtacccacgtgggtgggcccttccagcctgcgcagtggattttaggtgaggctcagcgtgcacagaactggccccaccgtttaagtcctgaggttcatctgccacggccgagcaagctacaaatatatatatacatacatatatatatatatataaaacatatatatgtaaaaccAAAACTAGGACAGAACAAACAACTAACACTGTACCCCCAAATTAAAGAAcaaaccttttaaaatgaaacggaatttttgtctctgctccctttggtgcaattatatttatggacagcaGGGGTCGCTGCCGCGCCTCGGCTGGCAGCGAAGTCACTTGCAATCCTCCAGTAAAACAAAGACGAAAAGATGAGGCGTGAGGTCCTGACCCCTCTGCATGACTTACGTGGGAGATGAAGGCCACAAACGAGGATGGGGTGGAACCCTCTGGCAGGCAATGCAGAGTCCTTTCCTTGTCCTCTGGTCAGGGACGAGAGGCTGGGGTCAGGGGCTGGCAGTGGTAGTACTCAACCACTCCTCTGCAGACAGCTGGCTCAGAAAAGGGATCTGTAGCAGAATCCAAggccctctccctcccctctctccctctgacgagcagcacagagcacGGGAGTTGAGATGGGGTTGTGGGTGGCCAAACCAGGGTAACTCATCTCCCTCTAAATGCCTTCACGAGCCTAGCAAACGGTGGCTTCCACTTACCACAGCTACCCAAAAAGTAACATCCTGGCCCTCTGAAGAaacctctccctgtcccctcacctCCTCAGCAGTCAAGTTGGAATTCAAAGCAGTTGGCCACCCTTTTGTTATCTAGTGGCTTGGGGGATTGGGCATTAGGTCCCAAATTCTGTGTTGGTAGGGAGAGAGAATTTCATTAAGATCCCAAACTGCAACACCCCCTCAGCTctagaggaggaggaggaggcagaggaagaggaaagccCTGCAGGGGAGCTGGAGACTGTGGAAATGACACTGGAGACCTTGGACCTCCGAGAGTTTGAAGTGATGCCCAAGCAAAACCgcaaaaggaggaagaagaagagggacaAGAAGGTGGAGAAAGGTGAGGGGGAAGAACTGTCCAGAGACAGTGTAGGAAGGCCATGACTGGGGTGCAGGCCAGTGCTGGCCCTCTTCCTTACTATCTGTTCCCTATGCAGAGCCCTGCACTGAAGAGACTGGATCCCATGGTACCCAGTGTGTGCAGTTTGGCCAGGAGCCAGTGACAGAGTTGCAGGGGGAGGCTGAGGCTGGGCCTCTTCCCTGGGCGGATGGAGGTAAGTAGGGTCAGGAGCTGGGTGACCTGGATGCCTTTCCCATTTGCTGGTGGCTTTGCAGTGGAGTGAAGAGCACGTCAtgcaggtgcccagagcagttgGATGGAGCATGTCTGTAGTGCAGTAATGTGCCTCCAAGTGAACTGTGTGTTTGGAAGCAGTAGCTCTGACCCAGGAGGGCAGGCAACACCTGACTAAGCCAGGTGTTTTAGGGGGAATTGCAGTGGGTCTTATGTCAGGAAAAGACTTGACTGCTGCCAACAGTGCTCAGCAATGCCATGGCACATTGTCACAGACTCTGAAGGTGCTGGAGATCCTGCAGTGCCCAATTCCAGCTAGCAGGATGATGCTTCAACTGCATTGTGTGTGTTTCCTAGTCAGACCAGAGTACCACTATGCCCAGGGAGGCATCAGACTCTTCTCCTGTTTTTCCCTGATAGGAGACCCTCAGACCCAGCTCCGCGATGCCCTGTTCACTGCCTGCAAAACAGGTGATGTGCAGACACTGCGGCACCTCCTGGGTTTGCCTGAGAGCAGGAGCCTGCCAGGGGACAGCGAGGATGGGGAGGTCACACAGACTTTGGATGTTGTCCACTCCCTGCTCAACCAGCCTCTGGACGAGCGTGGCTGCAGCCTGCTTCATGTGGCAGCatgtgcaggcagggcagaggctgtgcgcctgctgctggaggcaggggCAGACCCTGCCCTCAGGTATGGCTGCAGAGTCCCCAGTGGTTGACAACCACAGCCCCACTGGGAGTCCAGCAACTCACTCGTGTCTCAGCTGTGGGAAACTGCTACCACCCTTTCCCTATACCAGATGGGATGTCTGGGTTTGTTATAGGAGACCTAAGGGCTGAACTGCCCTTctgtctgcctgcctgtctgGCATAGCAGAACCCAGGTTTACTGGGAAGCAATTCGGAGGGTAGGGATGAGACCAAAGCCCCATGCAGGGGTTTTGAGATGCAGGAAGGAGAGGATTTTGAGGATTCTGGTGTAGGAATAAGGAACTTTCCCCTCCTTGGCTGTGATACCATGGCCTGCAGTATGCATTGCACATCTCTGGGGAGTCGCTGGTCTTGCAGCCCAGTGGGACATGGGCAGTAATATGGCAGGATGAGCTGGTCTCCTTTGTCTTGTAGGGATGGGCGGGAGAGGACCCCATACTGCGTCTCTGCTGACAGACTGACTCGCAACGCTTTCCGCAAGTTCATGGTGGACCATCCAAACAAGTATGACTACAGCCGTGCCAAGGTAGGTGCCTACCCTCTGCCCTTGCCTTCGAGGGGCTGGGGGACCCCAGAGCAAAGTGCCCCTCTCCCACTTGTGCCATTGCCTCAGGCTCAGTGAGAAATGGTGCCTGCCCTCTGCCACCAGGTACCAGGGCCCCTGACACAGGAGATGGAGGCCAAAAAGCTGGAGAAGAGGCGGGTGCAGAAAGCCCAGCGGAAGCAACGGGAGCgagcacagcaggaggagcggcagcactgggaggaggagcaggaagagaaACGGAGGTTTGCAGCCCTGTGTGACAGGGAGAAGGTAAGGCTGTGCATTGGGAACGGGATCCAGCCCAGCTAGGGCAGTGTTAATGTCGTGGGTTCTGGCCAtagcagctcccagcagctagtgggagctgagctgtctctctgctccccagagGGCACTGGCTGCTGAACAGAGgctggctgtgcagctgcaggacaC comes from the Pithys albifrons albifrons isolate INPA30051 chromosome 8, PitAlb_v1, whole genome shotgun sequence genome and includes:
- the STK16 gene encoding serine/threonine-protein kinase 16 isoform X2 is translated as MPAPEGRSVFEAAQDPVFLDGLTVVTGVAADAGAAELAPVSHEKPAATSCENKVHGVPEVPERMCCSTCGQVFGSREEQTEHYRLDWHRFNLKQRLLGRQTLPVKVFEEKTRTGVSSISGSDSESSDASSESELLLSASGKPVIPRSHKVLLRNAKGQLISAYRCVLVTGKGDIEEPVELTASLQSLSMSTCWVVLMMGGGHFAGAVFRGPQVQEHKTFHRYTMRARRGTSQGLWDAQTPGSAPRSAGASLRRYNEAALLKDIQDLLAAWTQHLNEAQRIFLRAPRHNRALLFGGKNPPLTQGDPRIFHIPLSTRRATLREVLRVHATLASLQVYGKDTPLEDITGSPRKAWQKKQRKAEMDPLQEDTTALEEEEEAEEEESPAGELETVEMTLETLDLREFEVMPKQNRKRRKKKRDKKVEKEPCTEETGSHGTQCVQFGQEPVTELQGEAEAGPLPWADGGDPQTQLRDALFTACKTGDVQTLRHLLGLPESRSLPGDSEDGEVTQTLDVVHSLLNQPLDERGCSLLHVAACAGRAEAVRLLLEAGADPALRDGRERTPYCVSADRLTRNAFRKFMVDHPNKYDYSRAKVPGPLTQEMEAKKLEKRRVQKAQRKQRERAQQEERQHWEEEQEEKRRFAALCDREKRALAAEQRLAVQLQDTGMMLANIRGFSYVDLVEGLRDGRFYALKRILCHDKEDRQAALHEVEMHGLFDHPNILRLVAHCMVEKGAKHEAWLLLPYVKGGTLWREVEALREKGTFMPEQRILLILHGICRGLQAIHSKGYAHRDLKPTNVLLDEDDQPVLMDLGSMNEARIEVNSSREAMAVQDWAAQRCTISYRAPELFTVPSQCIIDERTDIWSLGCVLYCMMFGEGPFDAIFQKGDSVALAVQSPIAFPPTTRYSAALQRLLSSMMTVNPQERPSIDDILHHLEGLQPALAGQDTTQI